The Bacillus vallismortis genome window below encodes:
- a CDS encoding RDD family protein — MEKTAGFWIRFLAYFIDGIIVSVPSYIILFIINSVFIAGSVATDPYMTEEEYLVKYMTFAFLPTMLIMLVICVLYYGLLTASKMQGTLGKKILGLKVVNEQGDRVSIGQAIGRYFAYILSGIIFYIGFIMIGFGEKKGLHDIICKTRVVYK, encoded by the coding sequence ATGGAAAAAACAGCAGGATTTTGGATTCGTTTTTTAGCTTATTTTATTGATGGCATTATTGTATCTGTTCCTAGTTATATTATTCTATTTATTATCAATAGTGTGTTTATAGCTGGATCTGTGGCAACAGACCCTTACATGACAGAAGAGGAGTATCTCGTGAAATACATGACGTTCGCATTTTTGCCTACCATGCTGATCATGCTCGTCATCTGTGTGTTATATTACGGTCTGCTCACAGCTTCTAAAATGCAGGGCACACTCGGCAAAAAAATTCTTGGCCTGAAAGTGGTCAATGAACAAGGCGATCGGGTTTCTATCGGACAGGCAATCGGCCGTTACTTTGCATACATCTTATCTGGAATTATCTTTTATATTGGCTTTATCATGATCGGCTTCGGAGAGAAAAAAGGTCTGCATGACATCATTTGCAAAACACGTGTCGTGTATAAATAA
- a CDS encoding DUF418 domain-containing protein: MVSLQPTLANERIGVLDVLRGMAIFGILFVNLAHFSYPDMYLSMLGKENFFTEKWSEADFAVTDILTFFIQTKCILLFSFLFGFGMVVMMERAVSKGKRFVPLYARRLAALLLIGTIHAFLIWDGDILTEYALLGFVLLLFRKAKPKTLLIWALSLYLLFTIPFILTSFYQANGQEWTQAVTQQAKQALHAYGSGSLKEIAEQRIHDRLVYMSSNGMLTYNPISFFFASIPYFSMFLLGAAAAKSRYLHEPGKHRKGLKSVWMAGLVIGISAQVLYSVTDRQVFLLIGAPFLMFFYVTTVVYLYHKTRVKTVLQSFSAVGRMAFTNYLMQSIVCTWIFYHYGLGLYGKVYPAAGVLITIAVCAVQMVFSHLWLRVFRMGPFEWLWRSATYLAWQPMVKKTKV, translated from the coding sequence ATGGTTTCATTACAGCCGACTTTGGCAAATGAACGGATCGGCGTGCTTGATGTGCTAAGGGGAATGGCGATTTTCGGGATCTTATTTGTCAATCTGGCCCATTTCAGTTATCCGGATATGTATTTGTCTATGCTTGGAAAAGAGAACTTTTTTACAGAAAAGTGGTCTGAAGCTGATTTTGCAGTAACAGACATACTGACATTCTTCATCCAAACAAAATGTATTTTATTGTTTTCCTTTTTATTTGGATTCGGCATGGTTGTTATGATGGAGAGGGCAGTAAGCAAAGGGAAACGGTTTGTTCCGCTCTATGCGAGAAGGTTAGCGGCGCTTCTCTTGATTGGAACCATTCACGCCTTTTTGATTTGGGACGGGGACATTTTAACGGAATACGCCCTGCTCGGTTTTGTTCTGCTCTTATTTCGAAAAGCAAAGCCGAAAACACTGCTGATATGGGCGCTCTCTTTGTATCTTTTGTTTACCATACCGTTCATTTTGACAAGCTTTTATCAAGCAAACGGACAGGAATGGACTCAAGCGGTAACTCAGCAGGCAAAACAAGCGCTCCATGCGTACGGAAGCGGCAGCTTGAAGGAGATTGCGGAACAGCGGATCCACGATCGTCTTGTTTACATGTCTTCGAATGGCATGCTTACGTATAACCCGATCAGCTTCTTCTTTGCATCCATTCCTTATTTCAGCATGTTTTTGCTGGGGGCTGCGGCGGCGAAGTCACGATATTTGCATGAACCCGGAAAGCATCGCAAAGGCTTGAAAAGCGTGTGGATGGCTGGGCTTGTCATCGGCATCAGCGCACAAGTGCTGTACAGTGTAACGGATAGGCAAGTATTTTTGCTGATTGGCGCGCCCTTCCTCATGTTTTTCTATGTCACAACGGTTGTCTATCTTTATCATAAAACAAGAGTAAAAACAGTGCTGCAATCATTCTCCGCTGTTGGACGGATGGCGTTTACCAATTATCTGATGCAGTCTATCGTGTGTACGTGGATATTCTATCATTACGGCTTGGGGCTGTACGGGAAAGTGTATCCTGCTGCCGGCGTGCTCATTACGATTGCTGTTTGTGCCGTTCAGATGGTCTTCAGCCACCTTTGGCTTCGGGTATTCCGGATGGGGCCGTTTGAGTGGCTGTGGAGGAGCGCTACGTATCTGGCGTGGCAGCCTATGGTAAAGAAAACAAAAGTCTAG
- a CDS encoding quercetin 2,3-dioxygenase yields MKTLCEHSLPKEKMPYLLRSGEGERYLFGRQVATVMANGKSTGDLFEIVLLSGGKGDAFPLHVHKDTHEGILVLDGKLELTLDGEHYLLVSGDYANIPAGTPHSYQMQSHRTRLVSYTMKGNVAHMYSVIGNPYDYAEHPPYASEEVSNERFAEAATVADIAFLDEEKPSGAAKLAELTELPDGAVPYVLESGEGDRLVTGDQLHRIVAAQKNTDGQFIVVSSDGPKGERIVDHYHEHHTETFYCLEGQMTMWANGQEIQLNPGDFLHVPKNTVHSYRLDSHYTKMVGVLVPGLFEPFFRTLGEPYEGHIYPSEPQALRFDRVLQNIEALDLKVMKP; encoded by the coding sequence ATGAAAACATTATGTGAACATTCATTGCCTAAAGAAAAAATGCCTTATTTGCTCCGCAGCGGAGAAGGTGAGCGCTATTTGTTCGGAAGACAAGTCGCCACGGTGATGGCGAATGGGAAGAGTACAGGCGATCTGTTTGAGATCGTGCTGCTTTCCGGGGGAAAAGGAGATGCCTTTCCGCTTCACGTCCACAAGGATACACATGAAGGGATTCTCGTTTTGGACGGAAAGCTTGAGCTGACGCTTGATGGAGAACATTATTTATTAGTATCAGGCGATTATGCGAACATTCCAGCCGGAACACCGCACAGCTACCAGATGCAGAGCCACAGAACGCGACTGGTGTCTTACACGATGAAGGGAAATGTAGCGCACATGTATTCCGTTATTGGGAATCCATATGATTACGCTGAACATCCTCCGTACGCAAGCGAGGAGGTGTCAAACGAGCGATTTGCAGAAGCGGCGACTGTGGCGGACATTGCATTTCTTGATGAAGAAAAGCCTTCCGGTGCGGCAAAGTTAGCGGAACTTACAGAGCTTCCAGATGGAGCTGTTCCATACGTGCTTGAGTCTGGAGAAGGCGACCGCCTGGTGACGGGAGATCAGCTTCACCGCATTGTGGCTGCACAAAAAAATACAGACGGCCAGTTTATCGTCGTATCATCGGATGGCCCTAAAGGCGAACGGATCGTTGATCACTACCATGAACATCATACAGAAACATTTTATTGCTTAGAAGGGCAGATGACGATGTGGGCAAATGGACAGGAAATTCAGCTGAACCCTGGAGATTTTCTGCATGTTCCAAAGAATACCGTTCATTCCTATCGTCTGGATTCCCATTATACAAAGATGGTGGGCGTATTGGTTCCAGGCTTATTTGAACCGTTTTTCCGGACGTTAGGTGAGCCGTATGAAGGCCACATCTATCCAAGTGAGCCTCAGGCGCTGCGATTTGACCGCGTTTTGCAAAATATCGAAGCATTAGATTTAAAGGTCATGAAACCATAA
- the yxaF gene encoding transcriptional regulator YxaF codes for MTSRGDSREKILHTASRLFQLQGYHATGLNQIVKESGAPKGSLYHFFPNGKEELAVEAVTYTGKLIEHLIQQSMDEFSDPIEAIQQFIKKTASQFDNTESIQGLPVGLLASETALISEPLRTVCMKVFKSWEAVFARKLMENGFAEEEANQLGMLINSMIEGGIMLSLTNKVKTPLLLIAEQIPVLVRKKG; via the coding sequence ATGACTAGCAGAGGAGATTCACGCGAAAAAATTCTTCACACGGCGTCACGTCTGTTCCAGCTTCAAGGATATCACGCGACGGGTTTGAACCAGATTGTGAAAGAAAGCGGTGCTCCTAAGGGATCGCTTTATCACTTTTTCCCGAACGGCAAAGAAGAATTAGCAGTTGAAGCGGTTACATATACAGGAAAACTGATTGAACATCTGATACAGCAAAGCATGGATGAATTCTCTGATCCAATAGAAGCGATTCAGCAATTTATCAAAAAAACAGCCAGCCAGTTTGACAATACAGAAAGCATTCAAGGCCTTCCAGTCGGTTTGCTTGCGAGTGAGACAGCATTAATCAGTGAACCGCTGCGGACGGTTTGCATGAAGGTGTTTAAAAGCTGGGAAGCGGTTTTTGCCAGAAAACTAATGGAAAACGGATTTGCAGAAGAAGAAGCGAATCAGCTTGGAATGCTGATCAATTCGATGATCGAGGGCGGCATCATGCTTTCGTTAACGAATAAAGTCAAAACGCCTCTTCTTCTCATTGCCGAACAAATTCCAGTGCTGGTGAGAAAAAAAGGGTAG
- a CDS encoding SDR family oxidoreductase, with protein sequence MTNDDSLTNTEKLEQQNPGTKKKLRLKQLKDQVIVITGASSGIGLVTARMAAEKGAKVVAAGRNEEALKDLTEELKEKGHDAIWVKADVGKEEDINRIAETAISTFGRFDTWVNNAAVSTFGHAMDVTVEDMKRMFDTNFWGPVYGTRAAVKHYTSRGVPGALINVGSLFGDRGTVIQSTYASAKFALHGWTESIRVELEKEQAPVSVTLIHPGRIDTPYNEHAHSYLDKQPAHSRSMIYPPEAAAEAILFAAEHSKRDMYIGSQAKAIAMLGALFPRLTDKLMEKIMYHSQHAERPSKPREEGALYHAGYGMHDRGTNKGWLRSRSYYTQATKRPIVSAAVVAGLLAWGMAKRRK encoded by the coding sequence ATGACAAACGATGATTCACTCACGAATACGGAAAAGCTTGAACAACAGAACCCGGGCACGAAAAAGAAGCTCAGATTGAAACAACTCAAGGATCAAGTGATCGTGATTACCGGCGCCTCAAGCGGAATCGGACTTGTCACTGCGCGAATGGCAGCTGAAAAAGGCGCGAAGGTTGTGGCAGCAGGGCGAAATGAAGAGGCTTTGAAGGATCTTACTGAAGAATTAAAGGAAAAAGGGCACGACGCGATATGGGTGAAGGCGGATGTCGGGAAAGAAGAAGACATCAACCGCATCGCAGAAACCGCGATCAGCACATTCGGCCGCTTTGACACATGGGTCAACAATGCCGCCGTCTCGACTTTCGGGCACGCCATGGATGTCACCGTCGAAGACATGAAGCGCATGTTTGACACAAACTTCTGGGGACCTGTTTACGGAACAAGAGCGGCCGTCAAACACTACACCAGCAGAGGCGTGCCGGGCGCACTCATCAATGTGGGAAGCCTGTTCGGCGACAGGGGAACCGTCATTCAATCCACATACGCGTCAGCCAAGTTCGCGCTTCACGGCTGGACGGAAAGCATTCGGGTGGAGCTCGAGAAAGAACAGGCGCCCGTCTCGGTTACGCTCATCCATCCGGGCAGAATTGACACGCCTTACAACGAGCATGCTCACAGCTACCTCGACAAACAGCCGGCTCATTCCCGCTCCATGATCTATCCGCCGGAAGCGGCCGCCGAAGCCATCCTGTTTGCCGCCGAACACTCGAAGCGCGACATGTACATCGGCTCACAGGCAAAAGCCATCGCCATGCTGGGCGCTCTTTTCCCCCGGCTGACCGACAAACTGATGGAAAAAATCATGTACCACAGCCAGCATGCCGAAAGACCGTCCAAGCCGCGTGAAGAAGGCGCGCTTTATCATGCGGGCTACGGCATGCATGACAGGGGGACAAATAAAGGATGGCTGCGGTCCAGAAGCTATTACACGCAAGCTACGAAGCGCCCGATTGTATCCGCGGCTGTTGTTGCCGGACTGTTGGCTTGGGGAATGGCGAAGAGGCGGAAGTAA
- a CDS encoding DUF1433 domain-containing protein translates to MKKQAPFKLLAFVSVLLLVMVGFIYEIKKTSDTSKSKKYIGSKEKTEAYVEEMKPKIEEELRKEDIHHFIKSVTFEDKVTINPMGRIVVNDYINDNPDKFYFSADLIYDSNKVDGMSYSEDVGNRFTDWSEYSKEVKDKYIKTAYPDKKEREQYLRDIGE, encoded by the coding sequence ATGAAAAAACAAGCGCCATTTAAACTATTAGCTTTTGTTAGCGTTTTGTTACTCGTAATGGTTGGCTTTATTTATGAAATCAAAAAAACGTCAGACACTTCTAAAAGTAAAAAATACATAGGTAGCAAAGAAAAAACTGAAGCATACGTCGAGGAAATGAAGCCAAAAATAGAAGAAGAGTTAAGAAAAGAGGATATTCATCATTTTATAAAGTCTGTAACTTTTGAAGATAAAGTGACTATAAATCCGATGGGAAGAATAGTAGTGAATGATTATATAAATGACAATCCAGATAAGTTTTATTTCTCAGCAGATTTAATTTATGATTCCAATAAAGTGGACGGAATGAGTTACTCTGAGGATGTAGGTAATCGTTTTACAGATTGGAGCGAATACAGCAAAGAAGTAAAAGATAAATACATCAAAACCGCTTACCCTGATAAAAAAGAGCGTGAACAGTATTTAAGAGATATAGGAGAGTGA